The window GGCGTCGACCCGCTCCGGGCCGGCACGGCGTCCGGCAGGTTCGCGCAGGACCATCCCCCGCCCTTTTCACAGGTGACCGATGTGCGCGTGGCAGGGTGACGATCCGTTCCGCATCCACTGGCCGGAGAGCGACGAGGCGGCGCGCGAGGCCGCCGGCTTCGCCGAGGGCGCGCAGCGCGCCGGCGGCGCGCCGGAAGGCGCCGGGCTCTACCAGCTGCTGGTGGAGAGCGTCCAGGACTACGCGATCTTCGCGCTCGACGCCGAGGGCAACATCCTGAGCTGGAACGCCGGGGCGAAGCGGCTGAAGGGGTACACCCGCGAGGAGATCGTGGGCCGGCACTTCTCGACCTTCTACCCGCCCGAGGACCTAGCCGCGGGGAAGCCCGCCTGGGAGCTGGAGGTGGCCGCGCGCGAGGGGCGCCTGGAAGACGAGGGGTGGCGCGTGCGCAAGGACGGCACGCTCTTCTGGGCCAACGTGGTGATCACCGCGCTGCACGACGCGTCGGGGGCCCTGGTCGGCTTCGCCAAGGTCACCCGCGACCTGACGGACCGCCGCCGGGCCGAGGAGCAGCTGCGCCAGAGCGAGGAGCGCTTCCGGCTGCTGGTGCACAGCGTGAAGGACTACGCCATCTTCTCGCTGGACCCCGACGGCTACGTGACCAGCTGGAACGAGGGGGCGCAGCGCATCAAGCAGTACACGGAGCGGGAGATCGTGGGCCGCCACTTCTCCCTGTTCTACCCTCCCGAAGACCGCGGCAAGCCGCCGCGGCTGCTGAAGGAGGCGGAGCGGGAGGGGCGGGTGGAGGACGAGGGGTGGCGCGTCCGCAAGGACGGCGAGCGCTTCTGGGCCGACGTGGTGATCACCGCGCTGCGCGACGCGCGCGGGGAGCTGGTGGGCTTCGCGAAGGTCACGCGCGACCTGACGGACCGCCGC is drawn from Longimicrobium sp. and contains these coding sequences:
- a CDS encoding PAS domain-containing sensor histidine kinase yields the protein MCAWQGDDPFRIHWPESDEAAREAAGFAEGAQRAGGAPEGAGLYQLLVESVQDYAIFALDAEGNILSWNAGAKRLKGYTREEIVGRHFSTFYPPEDLAAGKPAWELEVAAREGRLEDEGWRVRKDGTLFWANVVITALHDASGALVGFAKVTRDLTDRRRAEEQLRQSEERFRLLVHSVKDYAIFSLDPDGYVTSWNEGAQRIKQYTEREIVGRHFSLFYPPEDRGKPPRLLKEAEREGRVEDEGWRVRKDGERFWADVVITALRDARGELVGFAKVTRDLTDRRAAEVRALEAARRAAEAEAANLAKSQFLAAMSHELRTPLNAIGGYVDLLEMGIGGPVTEVQQDYLAKIQRSQRHLLSIINDLLNFSRIEAGQIVYERARVPLRQCVEVIVSMLEQQAAERGIEFALRSCPEGLAAVGDGAKIDQVVLNLCSNALKFTPAGGRVEVVCEGRGDRVAVLVRDTGVGIPPDQTERIFEPFVQLGRDLTSPQEGTGLGLAISRDLARGMGGDLTVKSEVGKGSTFTLTLPAAAGEEGTGSA